One window of Neptuniibacter halophilus genomic DNA carries:
- a CDS encoding DUF2489 domain-containing protein — MSQSVIYLLIALGLAACVVAVVYIRRHLMIIRQAKVQQEEQDQATRQRYEERRAYLIESIQVIAKAVGSDEKLSNTEACMRLTSLLESFAPQLLQQAEFSVIQEVYNRTQHIPIMAEWKALSKQAQWKYKKEMARVDAELGDEVSAAAARLAEYDFNRLLH; from the coding sequence ATGTCTCAATCTGTAATTTATCTGTTGATTGCTTTGGGTTTAGCGGCTTGTGTGGTCGCGGTGGTATATATACGACGGCATTTAATGATTATTCGTCAGGCTAAGGTTCAGCAGGAGGAGCAGGATCAGGCGACCCGCCAGCGTTACGAAGAACGTCGTGCGTATCTGATCGAGAGCATTCAGGTGATTGCGAAAGCGGTGGGGAGTGATGAGAAGCTGAGCAACACTGAGGCATGCATGCGTCTGACGTCTCTGCTGGAGTCGTTTGCGCCGCAGTTACTGCAGCAGGCTGAATTCAGCGTAATTCAGGAGGTTTATAATCGCACACAGCATATCCCGATTATGGCCGAGTGGAAGGCGCTGTCTAAACAGGCGCAGTGGAAGTATAAAAAAGAGATGGCCCGGGTAGATGCTGAACTGGGGGATGAGGTCAGTGCTGCGGCTGCCCGGCTTGCAGAGTACGATTTCAACAGGCTGCTACATTAA